A portion of the Segatella copri DSM 18205 genome contains these proteins:
- the ltrA gene encoding group II intron reverse transcriptase/maturase, with amino-acid sequence MKERMQKTLSQVNGCPQRDRSETEWYGGVQTFMWMCEDNIVEVPFDKEHLFEQILSPANLNRAYKAVVRNKGCGGIDKMSCEQLLPWLLTNKDELIRSLMDGSYRPNPVKRVEIPKDNGKMRLLGIPTVVDRLVQQAINQVLTPIYENQFSKTSYGFRLRRGCHDALRGAQRIINEGYIYVVDLDLERFFDTVSHSKLIEILSRTIKDGRVVSLIHKYLRSGVMNKGLFEASEEGTPQGGPLSPLLSNIMLNELDKELERRGLPFVRYADDSMIFCKSKRAAMRVKESITRFIENTLYLKVNKDKTIVSYVRGVKYLGYSFYVMKGKCQLTVHPKSKAKMKSRLKELTSRSNGWGYAKRKQKLKEYIRGWVGYYHLANMKRLLLETDEWLRRRIRMCIWKAWKKAKTKVANLIICGINKCQAYEWGNTRKGYWRIAESPILKRAIDNNKLRSAGYVTLMEVYLEWYPK; translated from the coding sequence ATGAAGGAAAGAATGCAGAAAACATTATCCCAAGTTAATGGCTGCCCCCAAAGAGATAGGTCGGAAACCGAATGGTATGGGGGAGTGCAGACCTTCATGTGGATGTGTGAAGACAACATCGTGGAAGTACCATTCGACAAGGAACACCTTTTCGAGCAAATCCTTAGTCCTGCAAATCTCAACCGAGCCTACAAGGCTGTTGTGAGAAACAAAGGCTGTGGTGGTATCGACAAGATGTCGTGCGAGCAACTGCTCCCATGGCTCTTGACCAATAAGGATGAACTCATCCGTTCCTTGATGGACGGTTCTTACCGTCCGAACCCAGTGAAAAGGGTAGAAATACCCAAGGACAATGGCAAGATGCGCCTGTTGGGAATACCTACAGTAGTAGACCGTCTGGTGCAACAAGCCATCAACCAAGTACTGACTCCCATCTATGAGAACCAATTCTCCAAGACGAGCTACGGCTTCCGACTGAGAAGAGGATGCCATGACGCACTACGAGGAGCGCAAAGGATAATCAACGAAGGCTACATATATGTAGTAGACCTTGACCTTGAACGCTTCTTCGATACCGTGAGCCATAGCAAACTCATAGAAATTCTCAGCCGTACGATAAAAGACGGCAGAGTGGTCAGCCTTATACACAAATATCTCCGAAGTGGTGTAATGAACAAAGGCTTGTTTGAAGCGAGCGAGGAAGGAACTCCCCAAGGAGGACCGCTAAGTCCGTTGTTGAGTAACATCATGCTCAACGAATTGGATAAAGAACTTGAACGCAGAGGGCTTCCCTTTGTACGCTATGCAGATGACTCGATGATATTCTGTAAGTCCAAGAGGGCTGCAATGCGAGTGAAGGAGTCTATAACCCGATTTATAGAGAATACTCTATATCTCAAAGTCAACAAGGACAAGACCATAGTGTCGTATGTGCGCGGAGTGAAATATCTCGGCTACTCCTTTTATGTGATGAAAGGCAAATGCCAACTCACGGTGCATCCAAAGTCCAAAGCCAAGATGAAGTCACGGTTGAAAGAACTGACAAGTCGCAGCAACGGATGGGGATATGCCAAGAGAAAGCAAAAGCTGAAAGAATACATAAGAGGTTGGGTCGGCTATTATCACCTTGCTAATATGAAGCGTCTCTTGCTTGAAACGGACGAATGGCTAAGGCGTAGAATCCGCATGTGTATATGGAAAGCTTGGAAGAAAGCCAAGACAAAAGTGGCAAACCTCATCATATGTGGAATCAATAAATGCCAAGCATACGAATGGGGTAATACTCGCAAGGGCTATTGGCGAATAGCTGAAAGCCCTATTCTAAAAAGGGCGATAGATAACAATAAACTGCGCTCCGCAGGGTATGTTACTTTAATGGAGGTGTATCTCGAATGGTATCCAAAATAG
- the yidC gene encoding membrane protein insertase YidC, protein MNKNNIIGFLLIAVVLIGFSWYNQPSAEEQRAAFVQDSIAKAKHAEMEKASKSAAAKRQTNAKAKVEADSTALFYSALKGQAKKIVLKNEKVELTLNTKGATVEKAVIKGYVGHNLQVKDGSADAKDVTLFDGNDQSLKFMLEAKEANIITSDLYFTPSNVTDKSVTMTAVAGEGKTLTLTYTLGDDYMLHMSLQANGMADLFSPNYNKMDVDWSDKARQQERGFMFENRYTTLTYHNAEGGTDHLNEGSEKIDEKIEETIDWVSFKNQFFSAIIVAKDNFEKDAFMTSIPQEKGSGYLKQFQAKMKTAFDPTGKKASEFEFYFGPNDFQILKNTEKESTFGKDLEFQKLVYLGWPIIRWINRFFTLYVFDWLSNVFPMGIVLILITLLLKLITYPMVKKSYMSSAKMRVLKPKLEAATAQYNKPEDQMQKQQAMMAEYAKYGVSPLSGCLPMLIQMPVWIAMFNFVPNAIQLRGEKFLWMNDLSTFDPIFEWNTNIWLIGDHLSLTCILFCVANLLYSWMTMRQQRDQMVGQQAEQMKMMQWMMYLMPLMFFFMFNDYSAGLNFYYFISLFFSAAIMWTLRKTTDDEKLLAILEKRYQENKNNPKKASGLMARMQALQEMQRKQQEEMIRKQAELNEKKHNLGK, encoded by the coding sequence ATGAACAAGAACAACATTATCGGTTTCCTCCTGATTGCCGTAGTGCTGATTGGCTTTAGCTGGTACAACCAGCCATCTGCCGAAGAACAGAGAGCGGCATTCGTTCAGGACTCCATCGCCAAGGCTAAACATGCCGAGATGGAAAAGGCTAGCAAGTCTGCCGCTGCTAAGCGCCAGACTAATGCCAAAGCAAAGGTTGAGGCAGACTCAACCGCCCTCTTCTATTCGGCACTCAAAGGCCAGGCAAAGAAGATTGTATTGAAAAACGAGAAGGTAGAATTAACACTCAACACCAAGGGTGCTACTGTAGAGAAGGCTGTCATCAAGGGCTATGTGGGACACAACCTGCAGGTGAAAGACGGTTCGGCTGATGCCAAGGACGTAACCCTCTTCGACGGTAACGACCAGAGCCTCAAGTTCATGCTCGAGGCTAAGGAGGCCAACATCATCACCAGCGATCTCTACTTCACTCCATCCAACGTGACCGACAAGTCTGTCACCATGACCGCTGTGGCTGGTGAAGGCAAGACGCTCACCCTGACTTATACATTGGGCGATGACTACATGCTGCACATGAGCCTTCAGGCAAATGGCATGGCGGATCTGTTCTCACCTAATTATAATAAAATGGATGTTGACTGGAGCGACAAGGCACGCCAGCAGGAACGTGGTTTCATGTTCGAAAACCGTTACACTACCCTCACCTACCATAATGCAGAAGGCGGTACCGACCACCTCAACGAAGGTAGCGAGAAGATTGACGAGAAGATAGAAGAAACCATCGACTGGGTATCTTTCAAGAACCAGTTCTTCTCTGCCATCATTGTAGCAAAGGATAACTTCGAGAAGGATGCTTTCATGACCTCTATCCCTCAGGAGAAGGGTTCGGGCTATCTGAAGCAGTTCCAGGCTAAGATGAAGACAGCTTTCGACCCAACCGGTAAGAAGGCATCTGAGTTTGAGTTCTACTTCGGTCCTAACGACTTCCAGATTCTGAAGAATACCGAGAAGGAAAGTACCTTCGGCAAGGACTTGGAATTCCAGAAGCTCGTATACCTGGGATGGCCTATCATCCGCTGGATCAACCGTTTCTTCACACTCTATGTATTCGACTGGTTGAGCAACGTGTTCCCAATGGGTATCGTATTGATTCTCATCACCTTGCTCCTCAAGCTCATCACCTACCCTATGGTAAAGAAGAGCTACATGAGTTCAGCCAAGATGCGCGTGCTGAAACCAAAACTCGAAGCTGCTACGGCTCAGTATAACAAGCCTGAGGACCAGATGCAGAAGCAGCAGGCGATGATGGCAGAATATGCCAAGTATGGTGTAAGCCCATTATCAGGTTGCTTGCCTATGCTGATTCAGATGCCGGTTTGGATTGCGATGTTCAACTTCGTGCCTAATGCCATCCAGCTTCGTGGTGAGAAGTTCTTGTGGATGAACGACTTGAGTACCTTCGACCCAATCTTCGAATGGAACACCAACATCTGGCTGATTGGCGACCACTTGAGTTTGACCTGTATCCTGTTCTGTGTAGCTAACCTGTTGTACTCTTGGATGACCATGCGTCAGCAGCGCGACCAGATGGTAGGTCAGCAGGCAGAGCAGATGAAGATGATGCAGTGGATGATGTATCTCATGCCATTGATGTTCTTCTTCATGTTCAATGACTACTCAGCCGGTCTGAACTTCTACTACTTCATCTCATTGTTCTTCAGTGCCGCCATCATGTGGACCCTGCGCAAGACTACCGACGACGAGAAACTCCTCGCCATCCTTGAAAAGCGCTATCAGGAGAACAAGAACAACCCTAAGAAGGCAAGCGGCCTGATGGCAAGAATGCAGGCTCTCCAGGAGATGCAGCGCAAGCAGCAGGAAGAGATGATACGCAAGCAGGCAGAACTGAACGAGAAAAAGCATAATCTCGGAAAATAA
- a CDS encoding nucleotidyltransferase family protein — MVRLQECLEKLANFKQQFGDSFGITKLGIFGSVARGENTEDSDIDIVVEVEKPTLLLMHNLHEALSKLFNTKVDLVRFRKSLRPLLQSNINQEAVYV, encoded by the coding sequence ATGGTTAGATTACAAGAATGTTTAGAAAAATTGGCCAACTTCAAACAACAGTTTGGAGATAGCTTTGGAATCACTAAACTCGGTATTTTCGGCTCGGTTGCACGAGGCGAAAATACAGAAGACAGTGATATAGATATTGTTGTGGAAGTAGAAAAGCCAACTCTCTTGCTCATGCACAACTTACATGAGGCTTTAAGCAAATTATTTAATACCAAAGTTGATTTAGTTCGCTTCCGCAAATCGCTTCGCCCTTTATTGCAGTCAAATATCAATCAGGAGGCCGTTTATGTATAA
- the rlmD gene encoding 23S rRNA (uracil(1939)-C(5))-methyltransferase RlmD has protein sequence MARKRKPLPLLENITIEAVAAEGKCITRVDEQVIFVPFCVPGDVVDLQVVKKKHKYCEAKVVRFIKKSEVRQEPMCEHFGICGGCKWQNLPYEEQIKAKQKQVEDQLTRIGKIELPEFRPIMGSVKTQEYRNKIEFGCSNKRWFTAEELAQLPQKEDDTVTSLKERHAQNAIGFHITGAFDKIYPIRKCWLMDDLCNEIRNFVFEYADSHDYTFYDLREQHGLLRNMMIRNSNTGEWMLVFQFHYDEEGDEQRALELMQQVADKFPQITSLMYVDNQKGNDTINDLELSLFKGNDHIYELMEDLKFKVGPKSFYQTNTEQAYHLYCVAREFANLTGDELVYDLYTGTGTIANFVAHKAKKVIGIEYVPEAIEDAKVNSQVNNIENTLFYAGDMKDILTNDFIAQHGRPDVIITDPPRAGMHPDVINVILNAAPKRIVYVSCNPATQARDLQLMDAEYKVAAVQPVDMFPHTPHVENVVLLEKR, from the coding sequence ATGGCAAGAAAACGTAAACCATTACCTCTGTTAGAGAACATCACCATCGAGGCAGTAGCAGCCGAGGGTAAGTGCATCACACGCGTAGATGAGCAGGTCATCTTCGTACCTTTCTGTGTGCCAGGAGATGTTGTCGACTTGCAGGTAGTAAAGAAGAAACATAAGTATTGCGAAGCCAAGGTGGTTCGCTTCATCAAGAAGAGCGAGGTGCGACAGGAGCCTATGTGCGAGCACTTCGGCATCTGCGGCGGATGCAAATGGCAGAACCTGCCTTACGAAGAGCAGATCAAGGCTAAGCAGAAGCAGGTGGAAGACCAGCTCACCCGCATCGGAAAGATTGAACTACCTGAGTTCCGCCCTATCATGGGCAGCGTGAAGACCCAGGAGTACCGCAACAAGATAGAGTTCGGATGCAGCAACAAGCGATGGTTCACCGCCGAGGAACTGGCTCAGCTCCCTCAGAAAGAGGATGATACCGTAACATCGCTCAAGGAGCGCCACGCCCAGAACGCCATCGGTTTCCATATCACCGGAGCCTTCGACAAGATTTATCCTATCAGGAAGTGCTGGCTGATGGATGACCTCTGCAACGAGATCCGCAACTTCGTCTTCGAATATGCTGATTCTCACGACTATACCTTCTACGACCTGCGTGAGCAGCACGGTTTGCTCCGCAACATGATGATCCGTAATTCGAACACCGGAGAGTGGATGCTCGTCTTCCAGTTCCACTACGATGAGGAGGGCGATGAGCAGAGAGCATTGGAGCTGATGCAGCAGGTGGCTGACAAGTTTCCTCAGATTACATCGCTCATGTATGTAGACAACCAGAAGGGAAACGATACCATCAACGACCTGGAGCTCAGCCTCTTCAAGGGCAATGACCATATCTACGAACTGATGGAAGACCTGAAGTTCAAGGTGGGTCCGAAGAGTTTCTACCAGACCAATACCGAGCAGGCTTACCACCTCTACTGCGTGGCCCGCGAGTTTGCCAACCTTACCGGAGATGAGCTGGTTTACGACCTCTATACCGGCACCGGAACCATCGCCAACTTCGTGGCTCACAAGGCAAAGAAGGTAATCGGTATCGAGTACGTGCCAGAGGCCATAGAGGATGCCAAGGTGAATTCTCAGGTGAACAACATCGAGAACACCCTCTTCTATGCAGGCGACATGAAGGATATCCTGACCAACGATTTCATCGCACAGCACGGTCGACCTGACGTCATCATCACCGACCCACCACGTGCCGGAATGCACCCAGACGTAATAAACGTCATCCTGAATGCAGCACCAAAGCGCATCGTATACGTAAGCTGCAACCCGGCAACCCAGGCTCGCGACCTGCAGCTGATGGATGCGGAGTATAAGGTAGCTGCCGTACAGCCGGTGGATATGTTCCCTCATACCCCTCACGTAGAGAACGTGGTATTGCTCGAAAAGAGATAA
- a CDS encoding porin: MKKTIIMALMAVASVSASAQQKQTIEIPSWLSNVKLSGYGMTQYQYSGQKDAESNSFNIRMARISLEGRIAGDFYWKTQIQFNGNTSTLGSSPRMVDLFAEWQKYEYFKVKIGQFKNPFTFENPMHPIDQGFMGYSQNVSKLAGFSDRAGEHASNGRDIGLQFQGDFLKNANGRNLLHYQIGVFNGQGTNTKDVDQQKNVIGGVWVMPVSGMRIGAFGWTGSYARKGTWTDEHDASYTADIQERSGVRKLSQNRYAFSFEYKQNGWTVRSEYIHSTGKAFAKSINNFNDANAKDCNLNAKIGDKAQGVYGLVIAPLAQLPKNSRIDVKARYDMYQPNGKSNMQRTQYEAGLNFHIGKRISILTEYALINDKTLAKHNYSMADAEVCFRF; the protein is encoded by the coding sequence ATGAAGAAAACCATCATCATGGCGCTCATGGCTGTAGCTTCGGTCTCAGCCAGCGCCCAGCAGAAGCAGACCATCGAAATACCATCATGGTTGAGCAACGTGAAATTGTCGGGTTATGGAATGACCCAGTATCAGTACAGCGGACAGAAAGATGCTGAATCCAACTCATTCAACATCCGTATGGCGCGTATCTCTCTCGAAGGTCGCATAGCAGGCGACTTCTACTGGAAAACTCAGATTCAGTTCAACGGCAACACCTCTACCCTCGGTTCCAGTCCGAGAATGGTGGACCTGTTTGCTGAATGGCAGAAATATGAATACTTCAAGGTGAAGATCGGTCAGTTCAAGAACCCGTTCACCTTTGAGAATCCGATGCACCCTATCGACCAGGGCTTCATGGGATATTCACAGAACGTGAGCAAGCTGGCCGGTTTCAGCGACCGTGCCGGAGAACATGCATCCAACGGTCGTGACATCGGTCTTCAGTTCCAGGGCGATTTCCTCAAGAATGCCAACGGCAGAAACCTGCTGCACTATCAGATTGGTGTATTCAACGGACAGGGAACCAATACCAAGGACGTTGACCAGCAGAAGAATGTGATTGGTGGTGTATGGGTAATGCCTGTAAGCGGCATGCGCATCGGTGCCTTCGGATGGACCGGTTCTTATGCAAGAAAGGGAACATGGACCGACGAGCATGATGCCTCCTATACTGCCGACATTCAGGAACGCTCTGGCGTTCGCAAGCTCAGCCAAAACCGCTATGCCTTCTCATTCGAATACAAGCAGAATGGCTGGACCGTTCGCTCCGAATATATCCACTCCACAGGAAAGGCATTCGCAAAGAGCATCAACAACTTCAATGATGCCAACGCCAAGGACTGCAATCTGAATGCAAAAATCGGCGACAAGGCACAGGGTGTATATGGATTGGTTATCGCCCCATTGGCTCAGCTGCCAAAGAACAGCCGTATCGACGTGAAGGCACGTTACGACATGTATCAGCCTAACGGCAAGAGCAACATGCAGAGAACCCAGTATGAGGCAGGTTTGAACTTCCACATCGGCAAGCGAATCTCTATCCTTACCGAGTATGCGCTCATCAACGACAAGACACTCGCGAAGCATAATTACTCCATGGCAGATGCCGAGGTTTGCTTCCGATTCTAA
- a CDS encoding CTP synthase, translating into MAETKYIFVTGGVVSSLGKGIISSSIGKLLQARGYNITIQKFDPYINIDPGTLNPYEHGECYVTVDGMETDLDLGHYERFTGIQTTKANSLTTGRIYKAVIDKERRGDYLGKTIQVVPHITDEIKRNVKLLGKKYHYDFVITEIGGTIGDIESAPYMEAIRQLKWELGKNAINVHLTYVPYLKAAGELKTKPTQHSVKELQSVGIQPDILILRTEKHLEEGIMKKVASFCNVDLDCVIQSEDLPSIYEVPVNMQNQGLDTAILRKMGEPIGEKPALGPWKTFLDRRNKATEVVNIGLVGKYDLQDAYKSIRESLSHAGTYNDHKVKITFINSEYLTEENVAEQLKGQDGIVICPGFGQRGIEGKIIAAHYTRTHNIPTFGICLGMQMMVIEFARNVLGYKDANSREMDEKTPHNVIDIMEEQKNISNMGGTMRLGAYECVLKQASRVFNIYKKEHIQERHRHRYEFNNEFQQEFEKNGMMCVGRNPESDLVEIVEIPGLKWYVGTQYHPEYQSTVLKPHPLFMDFVKTAIENKK; encoded by the coding sequence GTGGCTGAAACAAAGTACATCTTCGTAACTGGTGGTGTGGTTTCTTCTTTGGGTAAAGGAATCATATCTTCATCCATCGGTAAACTTCTTCAAGCAAGAGGTTACAACATTACTATCCAAAAGTTTGACCCATACATCAACATCGACCCGGGTACGCTGAACCCGTATGAGCATGGTGAGTGCTACGTAACGGTAGATGGTATGGAGACCGACCTCGACCTCGGACACTACGAGCGATTCACCGGCATTCAAACTACGAAAGCGAATTCTCTCACCACTGGTCGTATCTACAAGGCAGTCATCGACAAGGAGCGTCGTGGCGATTATCTCGGCAAAACCATCCAGGTGGTGCCTCACATCACCGACGAGATCAAGCGCAACGTGAAGCTGCTCGGCAAGAAGTATCACTATGACTTCGTGATTACCGAGATTGGCGGAACCATCGGCGACATAGAGAGCGCCCCTTACATGGAAGCTATCCGACAGCTGAAATGGGAACTGGGCAAGAACGCCATCAACGTTCACCTTACCTATGTGCCTTATCTGAAGGCAGCAGGCGAGTTGAAGACAAAGCCTACCCAGCACTCCGTAAAGGAACTGCAGAGCGTAGGTATTCAGCCAGATATCCTGATTCTCCGCACCGAGAAGCATCTCGAAGAGGGAATCATGAAGAAGGTAGCAAGTTTCTGTAACGTAGACCTGGACTGCGTGATTCAGAGCGAAGACCTTCCTAGCATCTACGAGGTGCCTGTAAACATGCAGAACCAGGGCCTCGACACCGCCATCCTCCGCAAGATGGGCGAGCCTATCGGCGAGAAACCTGCGCTGGGTCCTTGGAAGACATTCCTCGACCGCAGAAACAAGGCTACAGAGGTGGTAAACATCGGTCTCGTAGGCAAATACGACCTGCAGGATGCATACAAGAGTATCCGCGAGAGTCTCTCGCATGCCGGCACCTACAACGACCACAAGGTGAAGATTACCTTCATCAACTCAGAATATCTCACAGAAGAGAACGTGGCAGAACAGCTGAAGGGACAGGACGGTATCGTCATCTGCCCAGGCTTCGGCCAGCGAGGCATCGAGGGCAAGATTATCGCCGCCCACTATACCCGCACCCACAACATCCCTACCTTCGGCATCTGCCTGGGTATGCAGATGATGGTCATCGAGTTTGCCCGCAACGTATTGGGCTACAAGGATGCCAACTCACGCGAGATGGACGAGAAGACTCCACACAATGTCATCGACATCATGGAGGAGCAAAAGAACATATCAAATATGGGTGGAACCATGCGTCTCGGCGCTTACGAGTGTGTGCTGAAACAGGCTTCACGCGTGTTCAATATCTATAAGAAGGAGCATATTCAGGAACGCCACCGCCACCGCTATGAGTTCAACAACGAGTTCCAGCAGGAATTCGAGAAGAACGGCATGATGTGCGTAGGCAGAAACCCTGAGAGCGACCTGGTAGAAATCGTAGAAATCCCAGGCTTGAAGTGGTACGTAGGTACACAGTATCATCCTGAATACCAGAGTACGGTACTGAAACCACATCCACTTTTCATGGATTTCGTTAAGACAGCAATAGAAAACAAAAAGTAA
- a CDS encoding DUF3078 domain-containing protein has translation MKIKFGLLVLAFLSALTPVSAQRKLKKVASGEASKNRLAEIYADSLLMCRQRIDSMKMDSGDSRYAQLFTPLTFYHGPAARMLRLKPQDGAKDSLGTMLDQTLMEVYLKRPDLVLNTESHLKEVGAPLAAQSKPKKNHPDIVEQVAPKAIEVDAAPMDIVITRPNFWTIGGDYYLQFLQNYVSDNWYKGGESNYSVLGRVTMFANYNNKQKIKWDNKVEMRLGYQTSKGDTVHTLKTSDDMIRYTGKLGLQASRKWYYTIQLIGQTQFTHGYKSNDKTVYSDFFSPFNLNLSVGMDYNVDWFNHRLKGSAHLAPLAFNWKYVGRASLATRYGLDEGKHGMTDYGSECTFDLSWQIADNIKWKTRLWGYTTYKRAEIEWENTITFQFNRYISTNIFLYPRFDDGVNRKDDDSYWQFKEFMSVGFSYSF, from the coding sequence ATGAAAATAAAATTTGGATTACTCGTTCTTGCGTTCCTTTCGGCTCTGACGCCTGTTTCTGCCCAGCGCAAATTGAAGAAGGTGGCGTCCGGAGAGGCATCGAAGAACAGGTTGGCTGAAATCTATGCAGACTCGCTCTTGATGTGCCGTCAGCGCATCGATTCCATGAAGATGGATTCCGGGGATAGCAGATATGCCCAGCTCTTTACGCCGCTCACCTTCTATCATGGACCCGCAGCCCGCATGTTGCGACTCAAGCCTCAGGATGGGGCGAAGGATTCGCTCGGAACGATGCTCGACCAGACGCTGATGGAGGTATATCTCAAGCGTCCCGACCTGGTGCTCAATACTGAGTCTCATCTCAAGGAGGTGGGAGCACCGCTGGCTGCGCAGAGCAAACCGAAGAAGAATCATCCTGACATCGTAGAGCAGGTGGCTCCGAAGGCGATTGAGGTGGATGCGGCGCCGATGGACATCGTCATCACCCGTCCTAACTTCTGGACCATAGGGGGCGATTATTATCTGCAGTTCCTGCAAAACTATGTTTCTGACAACTGGTATAAGGGTGGTGAGAGCAATTATTCGGTGCTCGGAAGAGTGACGATGTTTGCCAACTACAATAACAAGCAGAAGATAAAATGGGATAATAAGGTGGAGATGCGCCTGGGTTATCAGACTTCGAAGGGTGATACGGTTCATACGCTGAAAACGAGCGATGATATGATCCGATACACCGGAAAACTCGGTCTGCAGGCTTCCAGGAAGTGGTATTATACCATCCAGCTGATTGGCCAGACTCAGTTTACGCATGGTTACAAGAGTAATGACAAGACGGTTTATTCCGATTTCTTCTCGCCATTCAATCTGAACCTCTCTGTCGGTATGGATTATAATGTAGACTGGTTCAATCACCGCCTGAAGGGTAGTGCCCATCTGGCTCCTCTGGCTTTCAACTGGAAGTATGTGGGCAGAGCGTCGCTGGCTACGCGGTACGGACTGGATGAGGGGAAGCATGGCATGACCGATTACGGTTCTGAGTGTACCTTCGACCTGTCGTGGCAGATAGCGGATAATATCAAGTGGAAGACCCGTCTCTGGGGATACACCACTTACAAGCGTGCTGAAATAGAGTGGGAAAACACCATCACCTTCCAGTTTAACCGCTATATTTCTACCAACATCTTCCTCTATCCGCGTTTCGACGATGGTGTGAACCGCAAGGACGATGATAGCTATTGGCAGTTTAAGGAATTCATGTCAGTAGGATTCTCTTATTCGTTCTAG